One region of Asterias rubens chromosome 5, eAstRub1.3, whole genome shotgun sequence genomic DNA includes:
- the LOC117290792 gene encoding inosine-uridine preferring nucleoside hydrolase-like, with translation MSSKNLMVIDCDAGVDDAHAIMVALSSNLDAEVLAITCVKGNVHVDKVWYNVHRVLDACDKKEIPVYQGAASALLMPTPEADFHGKDGLGDAPHAKLTIHPDHHRAEHAVDMLISLANKHPGLISLIAIGPLTNLALAERMDPGFSSKLKAVYIMGGNMHGKGNVTPTAEFNFHQDPEAAYIVLETFQCQVYLLTWELTLATEVTLNCFKDLLKMDTKRSNFLKDISKKSYDIMADKELRPQFGCIESDGWNCCDALASAVAIDPSIITDSKSCPCSISLAGVTRGQLIVDWNGFWGDKSKRTVIMNVNMERYKEILTNSVL, from the exons ATGTCTTCCAAGAATCTCATGGTGATAGACTGCGATGCAGGAGTTGACGATGCTCATGCGATCATGGTCGCCCTTAGTAGTAACCTAGACGCAGAAGTACTTGCTATAACGTGTGTAAAGGGAAACGTCCACGTGGATAAGGTCTGGTACAACGTACATAGGGTGCTAGACGCGTGTGATAAGAAAGAG attccAGTCTACCAAGGAGCTGCCAGTGCTCTCCTCATGCCGACTCCAGAGGCAGACTTCCACGGCAAAGATGGCCTCGGTGATGCTCCTCATGCCAAGCTTACCATCCACCCGGATCACCACCGTGCCGAACATGCCGTTGATATGCTCATCTCACTGGCCAATAAACATCCAGGTTTAATTTCACTGATTGCTATTGGACCGTTGACAAATCTAGCCCTTGCAGAGCGGATGGATCCTGGGTTCTCATCTAAACTGAAGGCAGTTTACATTATGGGAGGAAACATGCATG GTAAGGGGAATGTGACTCCAACTGCAGAGTTTAATTTCCACCAAGACCCTGAGGCAGCGTACATCGTGCTTGAAACCTTTCAATGTCAGGTGTATCTGCTTACATGGGAGCTGACTCTCGCCACTGAAGTCACGTTG AATTGTTTTAAAGATTTATTGAAGATGGACACAAAGAGAAGCAACTTCCTTAAAGATATCAGCAAGAAAAGCTACGACATCATGGCCGATAAGGAG CTGAGGCCTCAGTTTGGGTGTATAGAAAGCGACGGCTGGAACTGCTGTGACGCGCTCGCCTCAGCTGTCGCCATAGATCCATCCATCATCACTGACTCCAAATCTTGCCCCTGCTCCATCTCACTGGCTGGGGTCACGAGAGGTCAACTCATCGTCGACTGGAATGGATTTTGGGGGGACAAGAGCAAACGGACTGTCATCATGAACGTCAATATGGAGAGGTACAAAGAGATTCTGACTAACTCTGTTCTCTGA
- the LOC117290793 gene encoding peroxidasin homolog gives MSSRKQANLLNERISLVCLVFLWISPVVFATNYGADLVKDDNERLFLRDVESHILETERWLHEQAGQDGTDGELFERSRRDPHDLLMQFGFTHMMSDRMANAVRVLKNVSSTYSERTLSELSGPAKRELCSAAGVDYTVSDCPSTSIYRTHNGACNNPLNVNWGKAFTPFVRQLPAAYADALDNPRLAKSGEALPPPRLVCLGTIKDAEKDHDNSADHWTLLSMHFGQFLDHDVDHSALENVNCTCEITPKCLPIMIPSNDSFFTAHCFKFQRSVAVPDEDCNTSPRQQLNQITSFLDLSQVYGNSETQGKSLRDLSKGKGLLLSIDDPNSDVGHELLPNDEEHKDCIIASPQLKCGRTGDARAAEQPGLASLHTVLLRQHNRIAEKLSILNPGWNDEKLYQEARAVCIAMWQHIVYNEYLPPLLGSKNMAKHGLQVHPTSYLFGYDPHVNPSISNVFATAAFRMGHSQIPTTLLKLDRDYAEIEHVKLDETFFNATHLVTSPGHSGMDAFLRGMIVQKLLTIDLLLTAPITKHLFADPEDGQGLDLAALNIQRGRDHSIADYNAWRKYCKLPEAGSFDDLLDVMSEATVSVFRKTYESVNDIDLFPALIGETPERGQLVGATLACLIGEQFHRLKFGDRFWYENGLGEQAFKKAQLLEIRKVTMARVLCDTTNDVPTIQPYVFRVADTGTPPENAIKSFYTYSRENHFPGDAGDMPGFFNGRVSCQGDDNIPELNLEPWTEGYVDVTEDDGLDVPFGG, from the exons atggcgagcTTTTCGAGAGATCAAGACGTGACCCACATGACCTTCTTATGCAGTTTGGCTTCACTCATATGATGTCAGATCGAATGGCAAATGCTGTACGTGTGCTGAAGAATGTCTCGTCAACGTACAGTGAGAG AACGCTGTCAGAGTTGTCCGGTCCAGCGAAGCGCGAACTGTGCAGTGCTGCTGGGGTCGATTACACTGTCAGTGACTGTCCTTCTACCTCAATATATAGGACCCATAATGGAGCATGTAATAACCCACTGAATGTCAATTGGGGTAAAGCTTTTACTCCATTTGTTCGTCAACTCCCGGCAGCGTATGCGGATG CTTTAGATAATCCAAGACTTGCAAAATCTGGTGAAGCCCTTCCACCACCACGGCTCGTCTGCCTGGGCACAATCAAAGACGCTGAGAAAGACCACGATAACAGCGCCGACCATTGGACGCTCCTGAGCATGCACTTCGGACAATTTCTTGACCACGATGTGGACCACTCTGCACTGGAAAACG TAAACTGCACCTGTGAAATTACCCCAAAGTGTCTACCGATCATGATCCCAAGCAACGACTCTTTCTTTACCGCGCACTGCTTCAAGTTTCAACGATCCGTCGCCGTACCAGATGAGGATTGTAACACGTCACCAAGGCAACAGCTCAATCAGATTACGTCATTCCTAGACTTGTCTCAAGTCTACGGTAACTCGGAGACGCAAGGAAAGTCACTGAGAGATTTGTCCAAAG GTAAAGGTTTACTGCTATCTATCGATGACCCAAACAGTGACGTAGGTCATGAACTATTACCGAACGACGAGGAACATAAAGATTGCATCATTGCAAGTCCACAG cTGAAGTGTGGTCGTACGGGGGACGCTCGAGCGGCCGAGCAGCCGGGCCTAGCGAGCCTGCACACGGTACTACTTCGTCAGCATAACCGGATCGCAGAGAAGTTATCTATCCTCAACCCGGGCTGGAACGATGAGAAGCTGTATCAGGAAGCCAGGGCTGTGTGCATCGCAATGTGGCAGCATATCGTGTATAATGAATACCTGCCTCCTCTGTTGGGATCTAAGAAT ATGGCCAAGCACGGTCTGCAGGTCcatccaacctcgtacctattCGGGTACGACCCTCACGTCAATCCCAGCATCTCCAACGTGTTTGCTACGGCAGCATTCCGCATGGGACATTCACAAATTCCCACCACACTGCTCAAGCTGGATCGGGACTACGCAGAG ATAGAGCACGTGAAACTGGACGAAACCTTCTTCAACGCAACTCATTTAGTCACGAGTCCCGGACACAGCGGGATGGACGCATTCTTGCGCGGGATGATCGTGCAGAAACTCCTCACGATCGACCTCTTACTGACGGCTCCGATTACAAAACATCTATTTGCTGATCCCGAAGATGG TCAAGGTCTCGATCTAGCTGCATTGAACATACAAAGAGGTCGAGATCACAGTATTGCTGACTACAATGCCTGGAGGAAGTATTGCAAGTTACCTGAAGCGGGTAGCTTTGATGATCTGTTGGACGTCATGTCAGAAGCGACTGTCTCGGTTTTTAGAAAAACATACGA ATCCGTAAATGACATAGATCTATTCCCAGCTCTGATTGGTGAGACACCAGAGCGTGGCCAGCTTGTGGGGGCTACCCTAGCGTGCTTGATTGGTGAACAGTTCCATCGGCTAAAGTTCGGTGATCGATTCTGGTATGAGAATGGTCTTGGGGAGCAAGCATTTAAGAAAG CTCAACTGCTTGAGATCCGTAAAGTGACGATGGCTCGAGTGTTGTGCGACACAACGAATGACGTACCAACAATCCAACCCTATGTGTTCCGTGTAGCAGACACCGGCACGCCACCAGAAAATGC CATAAAGTCGTTTTATACATACAGTAGAGAAAACCACTTCCCTGGTGACGCAGGAGACATGCCTGGGTTCTTCAATGGTAGGGTATCATGTCAGGGTGATGACAACATACCTGAACTCAATCTTGAACCTTGGACAGAGGGTTATG TTGACGTCACAGAAGACGATGGCTTGGATGTTCCTTTTGGTGGTTAA